GCCGTTAAGGTGCGTGAGCTGAAGTCAGCGACCATTTGCTTGATGTCCTGACTGGCAGACTGGCCGCTGCCCGGAGTCGTGGCAACCTCCGTTGTCTTCGTTCCCCCGCTTCCCGTGTACAGGTAGATTCCCAGCGCTGCAATAACTGCACAGGCAGCCGCTACTATTTTATTGTTCATACTATAGATTCAGCTCCTTGTAGATGGCATTCAGCCCATTTCTTCCCGCAGATCATGCTCCATGAACAGAATATCACGTTTCATTTCCTTCATGCTAGCTCTGGAGATCCGTCCGGCCTCGAACATCAGCTGAATGTTGTCACGCTCCAGCTGAATCCCCGCGCGGGACAGCTCGTGCAGCGACTCTTCGAACTCCCGCTTCGTAGCAGAGATAGACTCCTGACGGGTCAGTCTGAGCCGCCCCCGCTCATAACGAAGAATCAGGGAGCTGATTACTTCAGGCTCCATCTCCCCCGTATTCTGCAGCTCTCTCAGCTGTTCAAGCACGTAAGCGAAAATCCCGGACTGCAGCCGGTTCGATTCCTCACGCCGCTCCTGCGCGTTTAAGCGGACCTGCTGGATGACACCTGTGATTTCTTCCCAGCTTTTGAATGGAATCAGGTCATTCTTGTATTGCGGATCACGGGTGTATACGAACAACTGCCGATTCAGCCTGTTCAGATAGCGGTAGGCCGTGTACGGGTTCACCTCGTGCTGCTTGAGCGCCTGCATGATGTATTCCCGCTGCCACTTGAGCGCTGTCACCCCAAGCTTCCGTTCCATTTCCTCAGCGTCATCATTCTTCTTCAGCAGGCGGATTCTGGCATTGTAGGTGCCGGTCAAATGATTCAAAGCCATCCGGGACTGGGACTGATCTGTCGCCTGCTCTTGCAATCCGGCAACTACGTTGCGCAGAATTTCGATTTTGGCCTCGGCCTCCTCAGCATTATGCTCCGCTTCATGAGCTGAGCCAAGCAGCAGCGGCAGCAGAAAGTTAGACGCCAGCAGGGTCCACAGAATGACACCCGCCGCCAGGAAAATAATCAGGTCTCGCGCGGGAAAGTAAGAGCCGTCATCCAGGAAAAACGGCAGTGACATCGTACTCGCCAGGGTAATCGTACCTCGAACCCCCGACAACGTGAGAATGAGCGCCTTTTTGAATTCCAGCTTCCAGGGTCCGCGCGGCTCCTCGCCTTCGGGAATATCCATGACCAGCATCCAGATCAGCCTCAGACCGAGGACAGCAGCGGTTAATAGCAAGGTATACAGGATAACCTGGACATTGCCTATATCCGGATTGTTCCAGACCGTCTTAATAATCTCCGGCAGTTGGGTACCGAGGAGCAGGAACACCAGACCGTTCAGGACAAAGATAATGACCGCCCAGGTACTTTTGGACACGACGCTCAGCTTGGCTACCTCAGGATTCATCTGCTTGTAGCTGAAGGAATGGGCGATCCCTGCACTGACCACTGCCAGAATGCCATTAACCCCGAGCTCCTCAGCAGCCATAAAAATAGCAAACGGCGTCAGGATCTCAATCAGCATATGTAACGTGACATTCTCCATCCCCAGCCTGCGCAGCCAGCGGACGATCCCGTATTTAATGAGCGTGAGCACAAGGCCCAGCACCACACCGCCAAGCGAAATGGAGATAAAGCTCAGACTGGCCGTTTTGAAAGAGAAGGCACCTGTAACCATAGCCGCGACTGCAAATTGAAAGGATACCAGACCCGATGCGTCGTTAATCAACGATTCTCCTTCGAGAATTTGCATCGTCTGATGGGGAATTTTCACTTTTTGCTCCAGTGCGCCCACAGCAATCGCATCCGTAGGAGCCAGTGCCGCCGCCAGCGCGAACGCAGCCGCCAGAGGCAATACCGGCAGCAGCCAGTGCAGGAAATATCCCAGCACCCCTACCGTTAGAAAAACCAGCCCCAGTGCCAGCAGCAATATCGGCTTTTTCAGCTTCCATAAGGCCACTTTATCGGCAAGCCTGCCGTCATTGAACAGCAAGGGGGCAATGAATAATAACAGGAACAGCTCCGGGTTCAGCTCCAGCTCGAAATGCAGGGGCAGCCAGGTCAAGGCCATGCCCAGTGCAATCTGAATAATCGGCACGGAGAGCGAGGGGATGAAGCGGTTCACCAGATTAGACAGCGACACGGCTGCCAGCATCAACAAAATATACTCAAATAATTCCAATCGCACAAACCTCCATCTCTGCACTTGCGTGTGCAGATACTAAATTACGTTATGTATGTAAACTCAGTATAAACGATCTGGGAGGAAATATCCTTTTGGCGGCTGTTATAGATTACGAATAAACGGGTAATGTCCAGACATCGATAAACCATTTATTGCCACCTGCGCAGGTGCCAGCGTATAATTAACTCAGACGAAGAGCGTCCCAAGCCATCGCTGGCAGAGGGGCGTTCTTTTTTTGTCAATATGAAGGGGGAATACATATGGAGTTTGAAAAAGCGCATCAGCTGCTATTGGACCGGCATTTGTCAATCCGATCAGGGGAGCGCAGAGGCCGGCTGTCACGGGGACACCAGTATGCTGAGAAGCTGATGCTGCGCAATGTCTGGTGGCCGCTATTCGGCAACCTGGATGACCTGCACCCTGAATATGAAATCTATGACTGGAACCGTAAATCACAGTTTCTGGATGTCGCCTTTCTCCCCTCCTACGGGAAATTCGGTCTGGAATGTGACGGTTATCAGAGCCATGTAAAGGATATGGACCGGGAGAAATTCAGTTACTCGCTTAACCGTGATACATTCTTGAGCGGAATGGGCTGGAGAATCATCCATTTCTCCTTCGATGATGTACAGAACCGCCCGGAAATCTGCAGGATGCTGCTGCAAATGGTCATTACCCCTGCCTTGCTCCGTAACCCGTCCGGGCAGTCTCTCTTACCGCTGGAACGAGAGATCCTAAGACTATCCTGGAGTCAAAAGAAGGGCTTACGCCCCAAAGATGTGATGCTCCAATACGATGTGAGCTTTCGGACAGCGCGTAAACAGCTGCAGGAGTTGGTCCGTAAAGGCTTTATGCGCCCAGTGATCCAAAGCACTTATGTATGTTATTACGAGCCGGTAGAAGGATTATCCGATTGGTTTCTGTAGTGATTGGGGTTATGGGGAGCTCGCCCGCTGAGGAGCAAAGTAGGTTTGTTAACTAGTTTAGAGTAGATTAGTTGGGTGAGCTGTGAGCTAGTGAGGGGTGGGGTGAGGTGAGGTGCGGATGCCGAAGGCAAACTGAAAGTGTTGCAGAAAGTGCAACTTAGCCATCCAGATACCAGAGTGTGCGGCAGAATTGTTGCAGGAAATGCAGGAAACTCAACGTTAAGTTACTTAAATGCAGAGTAATCCTGCTTTTTGTGCAACATTTGCCGATTGTAGTCTCTCAAGGAGAAGGTATGTTGCATTATGTGCAGGAATTGACCTCTAACAGGAAAAACCGCCCTCACCCTTATAAAAGATCGGGCGAGGGCGGACATTGCCTACCTTATTAAAGTTTCTTCCCAGTAGTAAAGCTCACTCCTAGCTTACTCCTTGCTTATTCCAGGTACGCCGGATTACAGCTCAGCAGCAACGCTGTTATCACACAACGCAATCAGTTCATCGAACGATGAGATAATGACATCCGAGCCCTTCAGCTCATCCTGCCGCCCGAAGCCGGCATAGGCACAGCCGATAACGGTCTGTCCGTTGCCCTTGCCCGCCTCTACATCGGAGGAACGGTCCCCGACCATCCAGGCGCTGCCAATCTTGTGATTGTCCAGCAGAAGGCCGAGTAGCTCGGTCTTGGTTGCCGTGCCCGAGCCGCCTGCGCTGTACAGCCCCTCGAACAGGTCCTTCAGCCCGTGCACGACTACTATGCTATGAATATAATCCTCCAGCCCGTTGCTGGCGACGAACAGCTTCACTCCGCGCGCATGCAGGGCACGCAGCGTCTCAACTACCTTAGGGTACAGGACCGTCCCTCCGGCTTCCAGCCCCTCAATCTCCAGCTGCAGGAGCAGCTCATCCGCCCGGCGGTGCACCGCCTCATCCGCTTCCGGCATTACGTTCTTCCAGATATCTGCAAGCAGCATGCCCAGACTGCCCAAGATGCGCTCCTCGGGCGGAGTCGGGCCGGAATGCAGGCCTTCTTCCCGCAGGATATCGAACATTTTATGATAGGCGGGCAATAACAGGCTTTCTGTCTGGAACAGCGTACCATCCATATCAAATACGATGGCTTCCGGCTGGTTTAAGTTCGGCAGCGGTCTGTTCCCCGCCTGTGTCTGTTCTTCGTTGCTCATGAGGTGAATCATCCCTTCCCATTGTTCTTCGGTCACACGACCTAATGATATAGGAAGCAGCTGATGTTGTCTACGAACCCCTAATTAGAGAAAGGGACCACAGTGCAAACACATGGAGTGCTTACACCGCGATCCCTTCTGTTCATACTGCATACTGCCTCAGAGCCTTAACTTATACGTTGTCGAAGCTTGAGATCAGTTCATCGAGAACATCTTTGCTGACCATTTTACCCTTGAAGTTGATCAGGTTCTCGGAGCTTCCGGAGAAGATGCAAGTAGGTTCATATTTTCTGAGAATGATCTTTTCGCCGTCCACAAAAATTTCGAGCGGATCCTTTATGTCAATTCCCATTGTTCTGCGAAGCTCAATCGGAATCACAATACGTCCCAGTTCATCTACTTTTCTTACTATGCCAGTTGCTTTCATCATTATGCATCCTCCCTTGAAATAACACTTGGATCATCATTGCGTGTTAAAAGCTATCAAAGCTTCTAATAAGTAGAAATGATTACTCTATAATTGCATTGTAAAGTGCTATTTCTTTCCTGTCAATTTTATTTCTACATCTTTTGATATTTATCGACAAAAAATTCGACAAAGTTTAGAGTTTTTTCGACAAATCTATAACCGAAACCGTTTTATATCCATTTTATTCTTTTCATTCAATTTTTGCCCGATATTCTGCGGGGGCATGGCTGATGCGGTTCTCCTCTTAGCTTACGGCTGCTCCTTTGGAACTATGCTCTTCCTTTACTTGACAAGAAAGATATACAATCTATATATTTTACGTAATATACTATATTGGAGTGTTTCCATGAGCAAAGAAGCTGAGAAAGAGAAAGCCGTCTATACCGTCATGGAGCATATGGCCAGTGTGCAGCAGAAGTCACAGGCGTTCATAGACCGGATTACGAAAAAAGGGTCCCTCTCACAGAATCAGATCATGCTGTTGTTCCTGCTGCAGCTCACCGGCTCTCTTAACATTACGGATATCTCAGAGCGGCTAGTCATTACGCCGGGAGCCGCTTCGTTCATGTGCGATAAGCTGGAGGATCTGGGATACATCGAGAGACTGCGCACGAAGGAAGATCGCAGAGTCGTCAATATTATTCTCACCGGACCAGGCAAGCAGCACATCCTTTCTCTGTTTGACACCTTTGCACTCACTGACCTCAGCAAAATCTCGGTGGCCCTCCAGCGAATTGATGAGCTGGTGGGCGGAATGTTAGAGTAACACCGGGGGCTATACTTGTTTGCGAGCACAATGTATACTGTTTTTCACATACATTCGGTCCATGTGCCAGCTTGCGAGAAACTATAGTTTCCTAATATACGGACAAACTGCATTTCCCTTAGGGAAGTGCAGTTTTTTTGTTGTACGAGCCGCAATTCAGGCGAAACCTGATTGTTGCGGTTGATAACATATTGATTAAATATTTCATTTAATATATATTATAGATACTAAAATATTAAAATGGCGGTGAATAAACCTATGTCTGCACTGAACCCGACACCTGCGCCCGATAAACCTCTTAAAATCAATGGCTCCCGAATCTGCCGGGGAGATCTGGACGCCTCCCATGTGGAGGTGCTGGGCCACCTGCATGTCAGCGGGAGCTTGACCACAGCGCGCCTGAGGCTTAGAGGAGAATGCTCCATAGGGTTGTCTTGCAACACGCAGGAGCTGAGCAGCTTCGGCAGTCTTCGCGTTAATGAACTCAAGGGCGTGAGCATCACGTCCAATGGATACCTGTCTGTCACCGGTGAGGCTGCCGGAGAAGAATTCAAGGCTGAGGGCTGCGTTCGTATAGACCGCTTGTCCTGCAGGGGCACCATCCGTCTCAAGCTGGGGGCCTTGTGCAAGATCAGACACATGACCTCTGAAGGTGATATTATCGTGTCTCCCTCCTCAAGGCTGCTCCCTGTTCCGCTCAGCCCTTTCCGCAAGCTGCGCTGCGAGACCATTGAAGGGGCTGATCTCACCCTGTACCGGACGCATGCAGACCTTGTGTGCGGACAGAATGTTACACTCGGACCGGGATGCTCCATCCGGGAGATCCGTTACCGGGACACGCTGACCATTCATCCCCTTTCCCGGATAGGCAAGATTATTCAGATAAATACATAACGATGGAGGTACACGACATGAAAACTTCTTCCTCTGGTGCAATGCCCAACCTGCTGAACTATCTGGCAAAAGGATTCGTCCTCCTCTTTGCATTGCCCGTACTGGGCGTCTGGACGGCCGGGAGCTTCATCTGTGCCATCATCGCTCCAATAGCGGGAATACTGCGGACCTTCGGAGTCAGTGCCATAGGGATGAATCTGCCCCCCTCCTATTCGGTCCCGGCCTTTCTCAGCTTGCCCTTCAGCCTGGTTCTCGCGTTCCTCCTTCTCTTGTCCTTTTATTACACCCGCCGTCTGCTGCTGAAAAGCCTAAGCTTCATCAAGTAGCAAGAAGGGGTATTTCAGCAGCCGTCCCCCGGTGCAGAAATACCCCTTCTTGTATACAAATGCCCCCGTATCAGCTGTTCAACCTCTCCTTGGCACGTGAAGCTGACCCTAGGAACGAAGCTCGAAGAGCCTCGCAGTCTTGCCGGCGGGCAGCGTAACGGTCAATCTGCCTTCCGCAGCGTTCCAGCTCCACTCCGAACCGTGTGCCTCAGGATACGCACACCGCGCCTCCGCCTCACGGCCCCTCAGCTCAGGAACGGGCAGCGTGACTCCAGCCGCTTCTCCGGCAATCCGCCATACAGCAATATAGCGGATATCTCCATGGCGCAGGCCGAAGCTGACCCATTCCCCTCCACTATCCGGCAGACCGAGCGGCCAGAAGGCGAAGGCTTGCGGAATGCAGGCACGGATAGACTTGTAATAATCCAGCGCCTCCTTCACCAGCGCCCGGCGCCTTGGCGTTAGCTCGGCCAGATGGCCGCTCTGGTGCACGCGAAGCAGCAGCGAGTTAACCATATTGAAAATGACCTCTTCATCGTCGCCTTCGCGCAGCGGATACGACCAGACCGCCGATTGCTCGGGAGTCAGTGCAGCCGGAGAGCCTGCGGCAATGGCAGCATACTTCACATAATCCTCCTGGTCACTGGTGGACTGGATGCTGTGGCGGCTGAGCATGGCGTAATCCATCCGCATCCCGCCGCTGGAGCAGTTCTCAATGACGAGCTGCGGATAACGGGCGAAGATGCTGTCCAGCCAGGCCAGATACGCGCGGTTATGCTGCAACAGGCCGTCTCCAAAGCTGTCTGCCTCCGTCTCCGTGCCAATACCTGCATTGATGTTATAGTCCATCTTGATATATCCGACGCCGTATTCCTCAACCAGCCGGGCAATCACGCTGTCGGCATGCTTGATGACCTCCGGATTACGGTAATCGAGCTGATAACGGCTGCGGTCCTTGACCCGCTTGCCATGGCGCATGAAGAACCAGCTGTCATCGGTCTCCGCAAGCTTTGGACTGTTGATGCCCATCACCTCCAGCTCCAGCCACAGACCCGGAATCATCCCCTTGCTGCGGATCACATCCAGCACATACCTGATGCCTTCCGGGAAGCGCTCAGCCGAAGGCTCCCACTCCCCGACCCCGTCCCACCATTCACCGGGAGCATACCAGCCTGCGTCGATGCAGAAGTATTCACAGCCGACTTCGGCAGCAGCATCAATCAGCGGCAGAAGCTTCTCCGTTGTCGGGCTTCCCCACAGACAATTCATGTAATCGTTGAAAATCACCCGCAGCAGCGCATTATCCTCATTCGGTCTGCGGATCAGCCGCCGGTATGCCGTAAGCTGCTCTGCCGCTTCGCCGAACCCGCCCTCTACTACACCTGCGGCCACCGGCACGGAGGTGAACACTTCACCGGGGGCAAGCTTCAGCCACCAGTGGTTGTCATGCTCCGTAGGCCCGCTGACCAGAAGTGTAAGCTGATCGGCCTGATCCGTCAGCTCCCAATGCCAGGAGCCGTTATGTTCAATCTGCCAGAACAGGCTGCTCCCGCTCTCCTGGTTGTGCAGTACGGCCATTGGCAGCAGCTCTGCCGCTGACCAGGACCCGGTATTGCTGGCGGCAATCCGCTTCGAGCCACGGTCGGCGAGATGGGACATGCCCAGCTCTGGAAGACTGTAGCTCTTCCATTGCAGCTCGCTCTGCCACCCGCTGTGAGCAATACTAACTTCAATCTTATCATTTCGGTCGCCGCTGCCCTCTTTGTCTACTCCAGTGAGTGCGAATGAAGAGATATACTCCACAGCCGCTTCTGTGTCACCGTCATTACTCACCACTGTCCAGGAACGTACAATCTGCACACCGGTATAGAACTGATAATGCTGTACCGCCTTCACACCTGTCAGCGGGTCAGCCAACGTAAGCTCCAGCTTCCGGCCCAGCGGATTCACCGTGTCCCTATGCCCGTCATACACCATCCGTAATCCCGGATAGGATGCGCGGTGTGTCCGCCCGTGATATTCCGCCCGGTCTTCCCCTGACAGCTGCAGCTCCAGCAGCCGGAAGCTTGCCTTATGCTTCTCTTCTATGCTCCCGGCTTCCAGCGGCGCTGCGCCAAAATGCAGCAGCCGCACATCCTGCTCCCCGGTAATTTCAATCGTAAGATAAAGCCCGTTCTCGGCTATGTCTATTAGCCTGCTGTCCATGTGTATTTGGCCTCCTGACAGATAATGTTGTCCTCGGTTTCTTGGTTTCTTGGTTTTCTGCCTCACCTGATATTGAGGCCATCTCTTCTGTTCGTAACTGCTGATTTCCAGCGGTGCTCGTGTAAGTGGCGAAGTAACGGAGGGAGGTTTGGAATTGGAGGAGCGGCAGCGGCCGGAAATCCAAAGCTCACGCAGTTACGTCCAGCCACTTACACCCTCCCCCGCCTAACAATCCGCGTTACATAGAAAGATGGCCTCTCAGCAATCCTCAGAGGCCATCATTAATCCTTATTTTTATTCCGCAGACCCGAATTGAATCCAGGCCTTCTGAATTTCATCAATCGCCTGATCCTTCGTCTTGCTGCCGCCGATATAAGCCTGCATCAGCTCACCGAATTTCTGGTGGAACGTATCCAGGGAATAGTTCACCGACAGGTCGCCGGATTTCTCCGTCTTCAGGATTTCTTCCATTTCCTTAGGCATTTGCAGGTCAGGCATCGGAGCATCCTTGATTGGAGGTATAACCTTCGCTACGTTAGAGAACCAGCTTTTCCCGTAGTCGGAAGTATACAGCCAGTTGAAGAACTCAACCGTTTCCGCTGCTACCGCAGAATCCTTATTGATCCGCAGTGCCTGGTCGGCACCGGTGATAATCTGGGACTGCTCCGGTTTGTCACTGACAGGGTACCCGGCGATGCCGAGGTCAAAGTCAGGGGTGATTTTCTTAATCGCTTCTTCATCCCACGCGCCTTTACCGGTCATGAATGCTGTTTTGCCCAGGGCAAAATCACTGACCTCAGCATTGCTGTCGCGTTCAAGCGGCTTGTCGGTTCCGTGCTTAACCGTTGTATCAATGAAGCTGAAGAAGTTATCGCTCAGCACCGGATGATCCTTGAAGGTCGTCTTCCCGGCAATGAAGTCCGCTACGAGCGTCTTGGCATCGGTTCCGGCATCGGTCGCTGCGGCGTCTACGAAGTGCTGGAAGATATGCTTCCATACCCACCACTCTTTGTAGGCGTTGGCGAAGGGTGTGATGCCCTTGGCTTCAAGCTTGGTGATCGCATCCTCCATTTCAGCAGTTGTCTTAGGCACTTGCGTGATGCCGGCATCCGCCAGCAGCTTCTTGTTGTACATAAGGACGAACAGGTTGCCCTTCACCGGCAGTCCGAGGACTTTGCCATCGGTAGAGCTCATGTTCGAGCGGACGGCATCCGTCATCGCTGCGGCCAGCGGCTCATTGGTCAAGTCAGCGCTGTATTCGGCAAACGTATCGATATCCCCGCCCGCCGTGGTCTGGAACACATCCGGTGTGCTGCCGGCGGCGATCTTGGATTTCAGCACCGTATTGTAGTCTGCCTGCATGATCTCCAGATTGATCGTAACATTCGGCTTCACCTTCTTGTATTCCGCAATATAAGCATTGAAGGCATCCGTGTATTCGGGAGAGGCGGTGAACATATTAATCGTGACGGGCTTGGCGGAATCCGTTGGTGTATTGCCCGCCCCGGCTGTTCCACCCGTGTTGTTAGCGGCATTATTAGTGTTATTTCCGCCGCAGCCGGCCAGCAGTCCGCCCACCAGCAGCAGACTCGCAGATAATGCCATGAATCGTTTTAACATGATGTTGCCCCCTTTTTCCTTATGCATCTTGTGGTCTTGCTCATCATTCTAAATAAAAAGAAAAAGGATAAGAAGGTACATAAGTGAACTTCTGAGGGTAAAAAAGTGTCCATGTAACCGTTTCACTTTTCTACCCCTGGCAGCCGCAGCCGGAATTCAGAAGGGGAGCAATCATAGTAATTGCGGAATGCCTTGCTGAAATAGTTCTTGTCCTTGTATCCCAGCATTTCAGAGATATCCTGAATTTTGAGGGCGGGATCGGCCAGCAGTGCTGTGGCTTTGTCCATCCTTACCTTTTGCACATACTCGTGAATGCCGTAGCCGTATTGTCCCTTAAAGAGCTTCATCAGATACTCTCTGCTCAGGAAATATTGTTCCGTGAACATCGATATC
The window above is part of the Paenibacillus sp. FSL H8-0048 genome. Proteins encoded here:
- a CDS encoding HAD family hydrolase, with the translated sequence MSNEEQTQAGNRPLPNLNQPEAIVFDMDGTLFQTESLLLPAYHKMFDILREEGLHSGPTPPEERILGSLGMLLADIWKNVMPEADEAVHRRADELLLQLEIEGLEAGGTVLYPKVVETLRALHARGVKLFVASNGLEDYIHSIVVVHGLKDLFEGLYSAGGSGTATKTELLGLLLDNHKIGSAWMVGDRSSDVEAGKGNGQTVIGCAYAGFGRQDELKGSDVIISSFDELIALCDNSVAAEL
- a CDS encoding MarR family winged helix-turn-helix transcriptional regulator, which encodes MSKEAEKEKAVYTVMEHMASVQQKSQAFIDRITKKGSLSQNQIMLLFLLQLTGSLNITDISERLVITPGAASFMCDKLEDLGYIERLRTKEDRRVVNIILTGPGKQHILSLFDTFALTDLSKISVALQRIDELVGGMLE
- a CDS encoding glycoside hydrolase family 36 protein, which produces MDSRLIDIAENGLYLTIEITGEQDVRLLHFGAAPLEAGSIEEKHKASFRLLELQLSGEDRAEYHGRTHRASYPGLRMVYDGHRDTVNPLGRKLELTLADPLTGVKAVQHYQFYTGVQIVRSWTVVSNDGDTEAAVEYISSFALTGVDKEGSGDRNDKIEVSIAHSGWQSELQWKSYSLPELGMSHLADRGSKRIAASNTGSWSAAELLPMAVLHNQESGSSLFWQIEHNGSWHWELTDQADQLTLLVSGPTEHDNHWWLKLAPGEVFTSVPVAAGVVEGGFGEAAEQLTAYRRLIRRPNEDNALLRVIFNDYMNCLWGSPTTEKLLPLIDAAAEVGCEYFCIDAGWYAPGEWWDGVGEWEPSAERFPEGIRYVLDVIRSKGMIPGLWLELEVMGINSPKLAETDDSWFFMRHGKRVKDRSRYQLDYRNPEVIKHADSVIARLVEEYGVGYIKMDYNINAGIGTETEADSFGDGLLQHNRAYLAWLDSIFARYPQLVIENCSSGGMRMDYAMLSRHSIQSTSDQEDYVKYAAIAAGSPAALTPEQSAVWSYPLREGDDEEVIFNMVNSLLLRVHQSGHLAELTPRRRALVKEALDYYKSIRACIPQAFAFWPLGLPDSGGEWVSFGLRHGDIRYIAVWRIAGEAAGVTLPVPELRGREAEARCAYPEAHGSEWSWNAAEGRLTVTLPAGKTARLFELRS
- a CDS encoding Na+/H+ antiporter, encoding MELFEYILLMLAAVSLSNLVNRFIPSLSVPIIQIALGMALTWLPLHFELELNPELFLLLFIAPLLFNDGRLADKVALWKLKKPILLLALGLVFLTVGVLGYFLHWLLPVLPLAAAFALAAALAPTDAIAVGALEQKVKIPHQTMQILEGESLINDASGLVSFQFAVAAMVTGAFSFKTASLSFISISLGGVVLGLVLTLIKYGIVRWLRRLGMENVTLHMLIEILTPFAIFMAAEELGVNGILAVVSAGIAHSFSYKQMNPEVAKLSVVSKSTWAVIIFVLNGLVFLLLGTQLPEIIKTVWNNPDIGNVQVILYTLLLTAAVLGLRLIWMLVMDIPEGEEPRGPWKLEFKKALILTLSGVRGTITLASTMSLPFFLDDGSYFPARDLIIFLAAGVILWTLLASNFLLPLLLGSAHEAEHNAEEAEAKIEILRNVVAGLQEQATDQSQSRMALNHLTGTYNARIRLLKKNDDAEEMERKLGVTALKWQREYIMQALKQHEVNPYTAYRYLNRLNRQLFVYTRDPQYKNDLIPFKSWEEITGVIQQVRLNAQERREESNRLQSGIFAYVLEQLRELQNTGEMEPEVISSLILRYERGRLRLTRQESISATKREFEESLHELSRAGIQLERDNIQLMFEAGRISRASMKEMKRDILFMEHDLREEMG
- a CDS encoding ABC transporter substrate-binding protein — its product is MLKRFMALSASLLLVGGLLAGCGGNNTNNAANNTGGTAGAGNTPTDSAKPVTINMFTASPEYTDAFNAYIAEYKKVKPNVTINLEIMQADYNTVLKSKIAAGSTPDVFQTTAGGDIDTFAEYSADLTNEPLAAAMTDAVRSNMSSTDGKVLGLPVKGNLFVLMYNKKLLADAGITQVPKTTAEMEDAITKLEAKGITPFANAYKEWWVWKHIFQHFVDAAATDAGTDAKTLVADFIAGKTTFKDHPVLSDNFFSFIDTTVKHGTDKPLERDSNAEVSDFALGKTAFMTGKGAWDEEAIKKITPDFDLGIAGYPVSDKPEQSQIITGADQALRINKDSAVAAETVEFFNWLYTSDYGKSWFSNVAKVIPPIKDAPMPDLQMPKEMEEILKTEKSGDLSVNYSLDTFHQKFGELMQAYIGGSKTKDQAIDEIQKAWIQFGSAE
- a CDS encoding AbrB/MazE/SpoVT family DNA-binding domain-containing protein, with amino-acid sequence MMKATGIVRKVDELGRIVIPIELRRTMGIDIKDPLEIFVDGEKIILRKYEPTCIFSGSSENLINFKGKMVSKDVLDELISSFDNV